One part of the Nostoc sp. PCC 7120 = FACHB-418 genome encodes these proteins:
- a CDS encoding D-Ala-D-Ala carboxypeptidase family metallohydrolase, whose translation MAESTVEFSSLEKFQASNSTVKISEADTDIIKEIQTLLNKKGLYKGSVDGIAGNLTQKAFAEFKESVWLDSPDLLGPTTAATLLEIAEDHQTNEEQTRILTPLPASTLGTKTGRSLRLVTGETVYENELVVAGIPLTWGEITKGCDPQRNPESKTIINNIIKAARGFGKIRDKYDSPISINSAYRTSAVNRRIGGARFSQHINGLALDIAPVDGNFGKLLQICRASDCTGLGRGMHRGFIHCDWRPGGRVVFDYP comes from the coding sequence ATGGCAGAATCTACCGTAGAATTTTCTAGCTTAGAGAAATTTCAAGCCAGTAATAGTACTGTTAAGATTAGCGAAGCTGATACTGATATTATCAAAGAAATTCAAACCCTACTGAATAAGAAGGGACTTTATAAAGGTAGTGTTGACGGCATTGCTGGTAATCTCACCCAAAAAGCATTTGCAGAATTTAAAGAGAGCGTTTGGCTAGATTCCCCTGATTTATTGGGGCCGACTACTGCGGCTACATTACTAGAGATTGCCGAAGACCATCAAACTAATGAAGAACAAACTCGAATACTCACACCTTTACCTGCATCAACATTAGGAACTAAAACTGGACGTTCCTTAAGGTTGGTGACTGGAGAAACAGTTTACGAAAATGAATTGGTGGTGGCGGGTATTCCCTTAACTTGGGGAGAAATCACTAAGGGATGTGACCCCCAAAGAAATCCCGAATCGAAAACAATTATTAACAACATTATCAAAGCAGCCAGAGGCTTTGGCAAAATTCGAGATAAATACGATAGCCCAATTTCCATTAATTCCGCCTATCGTACATCTGCTGTGAATCGTCGCATAGGTGGCGCTCGTTTTTCGCAGCATATTAACGGTCTAGCTTTGGATATTGCTCCTGTAGATGGTAATTTTGGCAAACTCTTACAAATTTGCCGTGCTTCTGACTGTACAGGACTAGGTAGAGGAATGCACCGAGGTTTCATCCATTGCGACTGGCGGCCAGGCGGTCGTGTGGTTTTTGATTATCCTTAA